Proteins encoded within one genomic window of Haematobia irritans isolate KBUSLIRL chromosome 5, ASM5000362v1, whole genome shotgun sequence:
- the ODA-Dnal1 gene encoding outer dynein arm dynein axonemal light chain 1 codes for MSKATTIKEAIKRWEEREQQNATQATVVELQFQWPPIEKMDNTLGSLVNCERLSLSTNMIEKIFGLNGMKNLRVLSLSRNYIKQISGLEAVAETLEELWLSYNLIEKLKGLSPLKNLKVLYISNNLIKDWSEFNRLQELEALEDLVVVGNPISEGMDEPTWRAECIKRLPTIKKLDGEPVVLNEEPTL; via the exons atgTCCAAAGCCACTACTATTAAAGAAGCAATCAAGCGATGGGAAGAACGTGAACAACAAAATGCAACTCAAGCAACTGTAGTGGAGTTACAATTTCAATGGCCTCCAATAGAGAAAATGGACAATACCTTGGGAAGTTTAGTCAATTGCGA ACGTTTAAGCCTTtccacaaatatgattgaaaaaattttcggtttaaatggtatgaaaaatttaagAGTCCTATCATTGTCTAGAAattatattaaacaaatatcAGGTTTG GAAGCTGTTGCTGAAACACTTGAAGAACTTTGGCTTAGTTATAATCTCATTGAGAAATTAAAGGGTTTATCACCATTGAAAAATCTTAAAGTTTTGTATATCAGCAATAATCTCATTAAAGATTGGTCTGAATTTAATCGCCTGCAAGAATTGGAAGCATTGGAAGATTTAGTTGTTGTTGGTAATCCCATATCTGAGGGTATGGATGAACCCACGTGGAGGGCAGAGTGTATAAAACGTTTACCCACTATAAAGAAATTGGATGGAGAACCTGTGGTATTGAATGAAGAACCAACAttgtaa
- the LOC142240088 gene encoding odorant receptor 85b-like produces MIFVLAMANTNAFLERSTQFENYINIPKFIYKFLGVDLTMKPENFSKYLQIAVVSNLIFVVTLQIIYNCTATDPDGDEELTANIIFANYNIVGFGKLLAIYYHRLIMVETLYSLRDIYPLKNFLNEYCLKGHYKFYSCLEFFIWLFYRCIGPTFVFLPLMHSLINFAVERKFSYLVPISMWGIPVGPDNSWIVYILSYITGGWCCFCAGLSITACDLLLYGLITQLNVHFDIISQKILQLEPFNEQTTLKEMNEITDYHRKVMGLAKNINTIFGPSIIFSVMSSSFTLCLVTYQMLDDVPISTVLKSLVLLMYESKQVVITCYMAQKVMEHVFIKE; encoded by the exons ATGATTTTTGTGTTAGCCATGGCAAATACCAATGCGTTCTTAGAACGGTCAACGCAGtttgaaaattatataaatattccgAAATTTATCTACAAATTTCTGGGTGTCGATTTAACAATGAAGCctgaaaatttctccaaatatttACAAATCGCTGTGGTATCAAATCTAATATTCGTGGTAACTCTACAAATAATCTACAATTGCACAGCAACAGATCCCGATGGTGATGAAGAGCTAACAGCCAATATCATATTCGCCAATTATAATATTGTGGGATTTGGAAAATTATTAGCCATATATTATCATCGCTTGATAATGGTCGAAACTCTATATAGCCTGAGAGATATATATccccttaagaattttttaaatgaatattgCCTGAAGGGGCATTATAAATTCTATTCATGTTTAGAATTTTTCATTTGGTTATTCTATCGCTGCATAGGACCtacttttgtatttcttccactaATGCATTCATTAATAAATTTTGCTGTGGAACGTAAATTTTCCTATCTGGTACCCATATCAATGTGGGGTATACCAGTGGGTCCCGATAATTCATGGATTGTGTACATCTTGTCTTATATCACTGGTGGTTGGTGTTGTTTTTGTGCGGGATTATCTATAACAGCTTGTGATCTATTACTGTATGGTCTGATCACTCAACTTAATGtgcattttgatataatatCGCAAAAAATATTACAGCTAGAACCCTTCAATGAGCAAACAACCTTGAAGGAAATGAATGAAATCACTGATTATCATCGAAAAGTTATGGG tttAGCCAAGAACATCAATACCATATTTGGTCCTTCAATTATTTTCTCAGTAATGTCCTCTTCATTCACTTTATGCTTGGTCACCTATCAAATGTTGGATGATGTTCCCATATCCACTGTTTTGAAGTCATTAGTCTTGCTTATGTATGAAAGTAAACAGGTTGTCATTACCTGTTACATGGCTCAGAAAGTTATGGAACATGTATTTATCAAAGAATAA